In Leuconostocaceae bacterium ESL0723, the following proteins share a genomic window:
- a CDS encoding DUF951 domain-containing protein, which produces MNTPEYQLHDVVEMKKPHACGTNAWKIMRLGADIKLTCTGCQRTIMLTRFNFNKRLKKVLIPAGENSQSEK; this is translated from the coding sequence ATGAATACGCCTGAGTACCAACTCCACGATGTGGTCGAAATGAAAAAGCCGCACGCATGCGGCACCAACGCTTGGAAGATTATGCGGTTGGGTGCAGATATCAAGTTAACCTGCACTGGTTGCCAGCGCACGATTATGCTGACCCGTTTTAATTTCAACAAGCGTTTAAAGAAAGTATTAATCCCGGCTGGCGAAAATTCCCAGTCGGAAAAATAA
- the ychF gene encoding redox-regulated ATPase YchF, producing MALTAGIVGLPNVGKSTLFNAITKAGAEMANYPFATIEPNVGMVEVPDKRLARIQEIEPADKVVPTTFEFTDIAGIVKGASQGEGLGNKFLENIRQVNAIVHVVRAFDSDEIIHVNGKVDPLDDIDTINTELVLADLEAVDKRYAKVARAAKGSDKAAKLEAAVLEKIKPVLEAGKPVRSIDFTPEEEDVVKGLFLLTTKPVLYVANIAEDDMANPEQSKYFQQIQEFAKEDHAEVIALSANAEEEIAQLDDDEKADYLELAGVEEPGLDRLIRAAYHLLDLRTFFTAGGKETRAWTFKAGAKAPQAAGVIHSDFERGFIRAETMSFDDLDHYGSVKAVKEAGKLRSEGKDYDVQDGDIIEFRFNV from the coding sequence ATGGCATTGACCGCCGGAATTGTTGGCCTGCCCAACGTGGGTAAGTCAACCTTATTTAATGCAATTACTAAGGCAGGGGCTGAAATGGCCAACTATCCCTTTGCCACCATTGAGCCCAACGTCGGCATGGTGGAAGTGCCGGATAAGCGCCTAGCCCGCATTCAAGAGATTGAACCAGCGGACAAGGTCGTCCCAACCACCTTTGAATTCACCGACATTGCCGGGATTGTGAAGGGGGCTTCCCAGGGTGAAGGTCTCGGAAATAAGTTCCTGGAAAACATTCGCCAGGTCAACGCCATTGTCCACGTGGTGCGGGCCTTTGACAGCGATGAAATCATCCACGTTAACGGTAAGGTTGATCCCCTTGATGATATCGACACCATTAACACCGAGCTGGTTTTAGCTGACCTAGAAGCAGTTGATAAACGTTATGCCAAGGTGGCCCGGGCCGCTAAGGGGAGTGACAAGGCTGCGAAGCTAGAAGCCGCGGTCCTAGAAAAGATTAAGCCAGTCTTAGAAGCTGGTAAGCCGGTGCGGTCAATTGACTTCACGCCTGAAGAAGAAGACGTGGTCAAGGGCTTGTTTCTGCTAACGACTAAGCCAGTCTTGTACGTGGCCAACATTGCCGAAGACGACATGGCCAATCCAGAACAGTCCAAGTACTTCCAGCAGATTCAAGAATTTGCCAAGGAAGACCACGCGGAAGTAATTGCCCTCTCAGCCAATGCTGAAGAAGAAATCGCCCAGTTAGATGATGACGAAAAGGCCGATTACTTGGAATTGGCCGGCGTTGAAGAACCCGGTTTGGACCGTCTGATTCGGGCGGCCTACCATCTCCTAGATTTGCGGACCTTCTTTACCGCCGGTGGTAAGGAAACCCGAGCCTGGACCTTTAAGGCTGGTGCTAAGGCACCTCAGGCTGCGGGGGTCATCCATTCCGACTTTGAACGCGGTTTTATCCGGGCCGAGACGATGAGCTTTGATGATTTGGACCACTATGGTTCCGTTAAGGCGGTCAAAGAGGCCGGTAAGTTGCGGTCCGAAGGAAAGGACTATGATGTCCAGGACGGCGATATCATCGAGTTCCGCTTTAACGTCTAA